The proteins below are encoded in one region of Misgurnus anguillicaudatus chromosome 24, ASM2758022v2, whole genome shotgun sequence:
- the LOC141349004 gene encoding centrosomal protein of 57 kDa-like isoform X5, whose product MSDSLSLPSYTEYPSGRPFINTTRPISHKTVKAFPESSGAAIISALKNLQEKIHSLELERHDAHQKLQRLSRESTHSLNTHEKQQHSRTDEEPKTHELLCHLSAAESRCSRLERRLDHMRKTLRNTESDRSAVLRRQASLERLGSVEQTDVQRKLLKLDVLEQEYQRLTETQTLAEKKIRDLERKLQEEEHQRKLVQDKAAQLQTGLEANRILIQSVSPRPHKSTKVKKQKQKHSSHSQPHYRLSLGDVPFVTGTSTGSSHSVRANVQHVLHLMKQHHPQLCNERVLGHANLAGGSTNERGRSGHRSSGSSASSSSEELSDLLLMLQDEFGHMSFEHQELARQIQTCSSDRLRQDLEREMETLVKRMESKGEQIAKVRRHQTQLEKLRRQYGKQRNFSADGEVKVTTTVSTRGRSATPVQVTSKPGERSRDSLRLLKDMRSLQTSLRCDQINWEF is encoded by the exons CAATTATTTCAGCATTGAAGAATCTGCAGGAGAAGATTCACAGTCTTGAGCTTGAACGCCATGACGCTCATCAGAAACTCCAGAGACTCTCCAGAGAATCAACACATTCACTTAATACTCATGAGAAACAACAACACAGCAGAACTGATGAAGAACCAAAGACTCACG AGCTGTTGTGTCACTTGTCTGCGGCTGAGAGTCGATGTTCTCGTCTGGAGAGACGCTTGGATCACATGAGGAAGACCCTGAGAAACACTGAATCAGACAGAAGTGCTGTTCTCAGACGACAG GCGTCTCTGGAGCGGTTGGGTTCGGTGGAGCAGACAGATGTTCAGAGGAAGCTCCTGAAGTTAGATGTTTTGGAGCAGGAGTATCAGAGACTGACAGAGACACAGACGCTCGCCGAGAAGAAAATCAGAGACCTGGAGAGAAAATTACAAGAGGAGGAACATCAGAGGAAACTGGTGCAGGATAAAGCAGCACAG TTGCAGACAGGTCTTGAAGCCAATCGCATCCTCATTCAGTCAGTCTCTCCACGTCCACATAAATCCACTAAAGTCAAAAAGCAGAA gcaGAAACATTCGTCTCATTCACAGCCACATTATAGACTGAGTTTAGGAGATGTGCCGTTTGTGACAGGAACG tcGACCGGTTCAAGTCATTCTGTTCGTGCAAACGTTCAACACGTTCTTCATCTCATGAAGCAGCATCATCCTCAGCTATGTAATGAACGTGTTCTTGGACACGCTAATCTGGCTGGAGGCTCCACCAATGAGAGAGGCAGGTCAGGCCATCGGTCCAGCGGTAGCTCCGCCTCTTCGAGCAGTGAAGAGCTGTCTGATTTACTGTTGATGTTACAGGATGAGTTTGGACACATGAGCTT TGAGCATCAGGAGTTGGCTAGACAGATCCAGACTTGTAGTTCAGATCGGTTGCGGCAGGATTTGGAGCGTGAGATGGAAACTCTTGTGAAGAGAATGGAGAGTAAAGGGGAACAGATCGCTAAAGTCCGTCGACACCAAACacag ctGGAGAAGTTGAGGAGACAGTATGGTAAACAGAGGAATTTTTCGGCTGACGGCGAGGTTAAAGTCACGACGACAGTATCGACTCGCGGCCGTTCGGCTACACCGGTACAGGTCACATCGAAACCAGGTGAACGCAGCCGAGACAGTCTGCGTCTGCTTAAAGACATGCGCTCGCTGCAGACATCACTGCGCTGTGATCAGATCAACTGGGAGTTTTGA
- the LOC129438751 gene encoding cGMP-dependent 3',5'-cyclic phosphodiesterase isoform X3: protein MQRHAYISATRHDAVQDALLQLASIVDVSSLQTTFRDVLGAVLPNVESVFVYLSDEESRLRCEDPAHEIPAEGKLRETVNQQKRLQCSGLPASELHQKQTNSLAAPLPPDKQALIIPLVDQRKVISVILLGCKPLTEQDQQNLNILEKHMTVTCKRVLYMRPNGQSHNAPVENKTSSRSEDYRELDRKILQLCGELYDLDAVSLQLKVINYLQTETQSQCCCLLLVSEDNHQLFCQVVGDKVLEEEISVPLMFGRFGQVVETKKSIRLQDVSQEERGLLSSLLGFEPNSMLSVPVISQATGHVVALACTFNKLGGQRYNETDEHVIQHCFCYTSTVLTSTLAFQKEQKLKFECQALLQVAKNLFTHLDDVSVLLQEIIVEARNLSNAEICSVFLLDRVSHELVAKVFDGGVVNDDEKEFRIPADQGIAGHVATTGKILNIKDAYSHPLFYRGVDDSTGFRTRNILCFPIKDENEEVIGVAELVNKINGPWFNRFDEDLATAFSIYCGISIAHSLLYKKVHEAQFRSHLANEMMMYHMKVSEEEVTKLLCIGIEPVQKIHPNFAEFSYTPRSLPDDSTPMGILSMFEDLGFINTYKIDMHTLARFCLMVKKGYRDPPYHNWMHAFSVSHFCYLLYKNLELSNYLEDIEMLALFVSCMCHDLDHRGTNNSFQVASQSVLAALYSSEGSVMERHHFAQAIAILNTHGCNIFEKFSRKDYQRMLDLMREIILATDLAHHLRICKDLQRMADVGYNSKNQTHRSLLLCLLMTSCDLSDQTKGWKTTRKIAELIYKEFFSQGDLEKAMGNRPSEMMDREKAYIPELQISFMEHIAMPVYKLLQEICPRSAELYERVAANREQWTKVSHKFTIRGLPSNNSLDFLDEEFELLQSQGAFGDESHRVNGCLDDQ from the exons AGAGACAGTTAACCAGCAGAAGAGACTTCAGTGTTCTGGATTACCAGCATCAGAACTTCACCAGAAACAAACCAACTCACTCGCCGCTCCATTACCGCCTGACAAACaag CACTCATCATACCATTGGTTGATCAGAGGAAGGTGATATCTGTGATTCTG CTCGGCTGTAAACCGCTAACAGAACAAGACCAGCAAAACCTGAACATTCTGGAAAAACAC ATGACCGTGACCTGTAAGCGAGTCCTGTATATGCGTCCAAATGgtcaatcccataatgcaccaGTGGAGAACAAAACCAGCTCACGGTCAGAAGACTACAGAGAACTCGACCGCAAGATCTTACAGCTGTGTG gtgaGCTGTATGATCTTGACGCCGTATCTCTCCAGCTTAAAGTCATCAACTAC TTACAGACAGAAACTCAATCTCAATGCTGCTGCTTACTGCTGGTGTCTGAAGATAACCACCAACTCTTCTGTCAG GTTGTTGGAGATAAAGTATTGGAAGAGGAAATCAGTGTCCCa CTGATGTTCGGACGGTTCGGGCAGGTGGTGGAGACAAAGAAATCTATTAGACTACAAGACGTCAGCCAG GAGGAGCGAGGGTTGTTGAGCAGTCTGTTGGGTTTTGAACCCAATTCAATGCTCAGTGTACCTGTGATCAGTCAAGCCACTGGACATGTGGTGGCGCTAGCGTGCACCTTCAACAAACTGGGAGGACAGAG GTACAATGAGACAGATGAACATGTTATTCAACACTGTTTCTGTTACACATCAACTGTCCTCACAAGTACACTCGCCTTCCAGAAAGAACAGAAACTCAAGTTTGAATGTCAG GCTCTGCTGCAGGTGGCGAAAAATCTCTTTACTCATCTTG ATGATGTATCTGTATTACTGCAGGAAATCATTGTTGAGGCCAGAAACCTGAGCAATGCTGAGAt tTGTTCGGTGTTTCTGTTGGATCGAGTCAGTCATGAACTTGTGGCCAAAGTCTTTGATGGAGGTGTAGTGAATGATGATGAG AAGGAGTTTCGTATCCCGGCGGATCAGGGCATCGCTGGTCATGTTGCCACCACTGGAAAGATTCTTAATATTAAGGATGCGTATTCTCATCCTCTGTTTTACCGCGGTGTGGATGACAGCACTGGCTTTAGAACAAGAAACATCCTCTGCTTTCCCATCAAAGATGAAAATGAAG AGGTGATTGGAGTGGCTGAGCTGGTGAACAAAATCAACGGCCCATGGTTTAATCGTTTTGATGAAGATTTAGCGACTGCGTTTTCCATCTACTGTGGCATCAGTATAGCACAT TCTCTTCTGTATAAGAAGGTTCATGAAGCTCAGTTCCGCAGTCATCTGGCCAACGAGATGATGATGTATCACATGAAGGTGTCAGAAGAAGAGGTCACCAAACTTCTGTGTATTGGCATTGAGCCGGTCCAGAAAATCCACCCGAACTTCGCTGAGTTCTCCTACACGCCGCGATCGCTGCCGGACGACAGCACACCCATG gGGATTCTGAGCATGTTTGAAGACTTGGGCTTTATTAACACCTACAAGATCGACATGCACACACTGGCCAG GTTTTGTCTGATGGTGAAGAAGGGCTACAGAGATCCTCCTTATCACAACTGGATGCATGCGTTCTCTGTCTCTCACTTCTGCTATCTGCTGTACAAGAACCTGGAGCTCTCCAACTACCTCGa AGATATAGAGATGCTTGCACTCTTTGTGTCCTGTATGTGTCACGATTTGGACCATCGAGGAACAAACAACTCATTCCAGGTCGCTTCG CAATCTGTCCTGGCAGCTCTCTACAGTTCAGAGGGATCTGTAATGGag aGACATCACTTTGCTCAGGCCATCGCAATTCTCAACACACATGGCTGCAACATCTTTGAGAAATTCTCTAGAAAG gaTTATCAGAGGATGTTGGATCTGATGAGAGAAATCATCCTGGCCACAGATTTAGCTCACCATCTCAGAATCTGTAAAGATCTTCAGCGGATGGCTGATG TTGGTTATAACTCCAAGAATCAAACCCATCGCAGTCTTTTGTTGTGTCTGCTCATGACCTCCTGTGACCTCTCAGATCAGACCAAAGGCTGGAAAACCACCAGAAAGATTGCG gAGTTGATCTATAAAGAGTTTTTCTCTCAGGGTGATCTG GAGAAAGCCATGGGCAACAGACCCAGTGAGATGATGGATCGAGAGAAAGCTTACATCCCTGAGCTTCAGATCAGCTTCATGGAGCACATCGCCATGCCAGTATACAA ACTCCTTCAGGAAATCTGCCCGCGCTCGGCTGAACTTTACGAGCGCGTGGCCGCTAACCGCGAGCAGTGGACCAAAGTCTCGCACAAATTCACCATCCGCGGGTTGCCTAGCAACAACTCACTGGACTTCCTGGATGAGGAGTTTGAGCTGCTCCAGTCTCAGGGCGCGTTCGGTGACGAGTCCCACCGCGTCAACGGCTGCCTAGATGACCAGTGA
- the LOC129438751 gene encoding cGMP-dependent 3',5'-cyclic phosphodiesterase isoform X2 gives MNVHERKRGRDVRGHQVFLRADDTPAVLLSLQDALLQLASIVDVSSLQTTFRDVLGAVLPNVESVFVYLSDEESRLRCEDPAHEIPAEGKLRETVNQQKRLQCSGLPASELHQKQTNSLAAPLPPDKQALIIPLVDQRKVISVILLGCKPLTEQDQQNLNILEKHMTVTCKRVLYMRPNGQSHNAPVENKTSSRSEDYRELDRKILQLCGELYDLDAVSLQLKVINYLQTETQSQCCCLLLVSEDNHQLFCQVVGDKVLEEEISVPLMFGRFGQVVETKKSIRLQDVSQEERGLLSSLLGFEPNSMLSVPVISQATGHVVALACTFNKLGGQRYNETDEHVIQHCFCYTSTVLTSTLAFQKEQKLKFECQALLQVAKNLFTHLDDVSVLLQEIIVEARNLSNAEICSVFLLDRVSHELVAKVFDGGVVNDDEKEFRIPADQGIAGHVATTGKILNIKDAYSHPLFYRGVDDSTGFRTRNILCFPIKDENEEVIGVAELVNKINGPWFNRFDEDLATAFSIYCGISIAHSLLYKKVHEAQFRSHLANEMMMYHMKVSEEEVTKLLCIGIEPVQKIHPNFAEFSYTPRSLPDDSTPMGILSMFEDLGFINTYKIDMHTLARFCLMVKKGYRDPPYHNWMHAFSVSHFCYLLYKNLELSNYLEDIEMLALFVSCMCHDLDHRGTNNSFQVASQSVLAALYSSEGSVMERHHFAQAIAILNTHGCNIFEKFSRKDYQRMLDLMREIILATDLAHHLRICKDLQRMADVGYNSKNQTHRSLLLCLLMTSCDLSDQTKGWKTTRKIAELIYKEFFSQGDLEKAMGNRPSEMMDREKAYIPELQISFMEHIAMPVYKLLQEICPRSAELYERVAANREQWTKVSHKFTIRGLPSNNSLDFLDEEFELLQSQGAFGDESHRVNGCLDDQ, from the exons AGAGACAGTTAACCAGCAGAAGAGACTTCAGTGTTCTGGATTACCAGCATCAGAACTTCACCAGAAACAAACCAACTCACTCGCCGCTCCATTACCGCCTGACAAACaag CACTCATCATACCATTGGTTGATCAGAGGAAGGTGATATCTGTGATTCTG CTCGGCTGTAAACCGCTAACAGAACAAGACCAGCAAAACCTGAACATTCTGGAAAAACAC ATGACCGTGACCTGTAAGCGAGTCCTGTATATGCGTCCAAATGgtcaatcccataatgcaccaGTGGAGAACAAAACCAGCTCACGGTCAGAAGACTACAGAGAACTCGACCGCAAGATCTTACAGCTGTGTG gtgaGCTGTATGATCTTGACGCCGTATCTCTCCAGCTTAAAGTCATCAACTAC TTACAGACAGAAACTCAATCTCAATGCTGCTGCTTACTGCTGGTGTCTGAAGATAACCACCAACTCTTCTGTCAG GTTGTTGGAGATAAAGTATTGGAAGAGGAAATCAGTGTCCCa CTGATGTTCGGACGGTTCGGGCAGGTGGTGGAGACAAAGAAATCTATTAGACTACAAGACGTCAGCCAG GAGGAGCGAGGGTTGTTGAGCAGTCTGTTGGGTTTTGAACCCAATTCAATGCTCAGTGTACCTGTGATCAGTCAAGCCACTGGACATGTGGTGGCGCTAGCGTGCACCTTCAACAAACTGGGAGGACAGAG GTACAATGAGACAGATGAACATGTTATTCAACACTGTTTCTGTTACACATCAACTGTCCTCACAAGTACACTCGCCTTCCAGAAAGAACAGAAACTCAAGTTTGAATGTCAG GCTCTGCTGCAGGTGGCGAAAAATCTCTTTACTCATCTTG ATGATGTATCTGTATTACTGCAGGAAATCATTGTTGAGGCCAGAAACCTGAGCAATGCTGAGAt tTGTTCGGTGTTTCTGTTGGATCGAGTCAGTCATGAACTTGTGGCCAAAGTCTTTGATGGAGGTGTAGTGAATGATGATGAG AAGGAGTTTCGTATCCCGGCGGATCAGGGCATCGCTGGTCATGTTGCCACCACTGGAAAGATTCTTAATATTAAGGATGCGTATTCTCATCCTCTGTTTTACCGCGGTGTGGATGACAGCACTGGCTTTAGAACAAGAAACATCCTCTGCTTTCCCATCAAAGATGAAAATGAAG AGGTGATTGGAGTGGCTGAGCTGGTGAACAAAATCAACGGCCCATGGTTTAATCGTTTTGATGAAGATTTAGCGACTGCGTTTTCCATCTACTGTGGCATCAGTATAGCACAT TCTCTTCTGTATAAGAAGGTTCATGAAGCTCAGTTCCGCAGTCATCTGGCCAACGAGATGATGATGTATCACATGAAGGTGTCAGAAGAAGAGGTCACCAAACTTCTGTGTATTGGCATTGAGCCGGTCCAGAAAATCCACCCGAACTTCGCTGAGTTCTCCTACACGCCGCGATCGCTGCCGGACGACAGCACACCCATG gGGATTCTGAGCATGTTTGAAGACTTGGGCTTTATTAACACCTACAAGATCGACATGCACACACTGGCCAG GTTTTGTCTGATGGTGAAGAAGGGCTACAGAGATCCTCCTTATCACAACTGGATGCATGCGTTCTCTGTCTCTCACTTCTGCTATCTGCTGTACAAGAACCTGGAGCTCTCCAACTACCTCGa AGATATAGAGATGCTTGCACTCTTTGTGTCCTGTATGTGTCACGATTTGGACCATCGAGGAACAAACAACTCATTCCAGGTCGCTTCG CAATCTGTCCTGGCAGCTCTCTACAGTTCAGAGGGATCTGTAATGGag aGACATCACTTTGCTCAGGCCATCGCAATTCTCAACACACATGGCTGCAACATCTTTGAGAAATTCTCTAGAAAG gaTTATCAGAGGATGTTGGATCTGATGAGAGAAATCATCCTGGCCACAGATTTAGCTCACCATCTCAGAATCTGTAAAGATCTTCAGCGGATGGCTGATG TTGGTTATAACTCCAAGAATCAAACCCATCGCAGTCTTTTGTTGTGTCTGCTCATGACCTCCTGTGACCTCTCAGATCAGACCAAAGGCTGGAAAACCACCAGAAAGATTGCG gAGTTGATCTATAAAGAGTTTTTCTCTCAGGGTGATCTG GAGAAAGCCATGGGCAACAGACCCAGTGAGATGATGGATCGAGAGAAAGCTTACATCCCTGAGCTTCAGATCAGCTTCATGGAGCACATCGCCATGCCAGTATACAA ACTCCTTCAGGAAATCTGCCCGCGCTCGGCTGAACTTTACGAGCGCGTGGCCGCTAACCGCGAGCAGTGGACCAAAGTCTCGCACAAATTCACCATCCGCGGGTTGCCTAGCAACAACTCACTGGACTTCCTGGATGAGGAGTTTGAGCTGCTCCAGTCTCAGGGCGCGTTCGGTGACGAGTCCCACCGCGTCAACGGCTGCCTAGATGACCAGTGA